The Leucothrix mucor DSM 2157 DNA window TCTTACTTCCGGGCGCTTAATAAAGTCAGCCAGCGTAATTCCGTTTAGGAATTCATACAGGCGATGACTTAAATCTTCCCACAACTTGTGCGTCATACAACGATCACCAGCATGGCAGTCTTCATTACCTTGGCATTGTGTACTGTCGATTGACTCATCGACGGCCAAAATAATATCCGCCACGCTAATCGCATTGGCAGGCTTACCTAAGCGGTATCCACCGCCTGGGCCACGCACACCTTCTACCAGCTTCGCTTTACGCAGCTTGGCAAACAGTTGCTCAAGGTATGACAACGAAATTCCCTGACAACTTGAA harbors:
- a CDS encoding Fe-S cluster assembly transcription factor; this encodes MKLSTKGRYAVTAMMDLAINDRSGPVTLADISSCQGISLSYLEQLFAKLRKAKLVEGVRGPGGGYRLGKPANAISVADIILAVDESIDSTQCQGNEDCHAGDRCMTHKLWEDLSHRLYEFLNGITLADFIKRPEVRRIAVQQNTTSSHINRMFQPVARAS